In Sphingomonas panacisoli, one genomic interval encodes:
- a CDS encoding LysR family transcriptional regulator, translating into MNPADLRRAAAFYAIAKAGGVTAAARTIGKSPPAVHADLRRFERSVGAVLVERFGRGMRLTPSGRILYEAVGRAFAELDRAAGEVAAGNFDSPLRIGAVPGFGRYVLADRLLAALPVKRRMVLRTGSHDQLVEMLAAGEVDLIVSYRPVIAAPFECEAVAIEQLGLIAPSGLESFDPHALAAGRWVTYEEYEFVFAKWFAAVLGHQPEHITRGDHHDELEEAFASVRAGRGYTIAPVEAVGPGLVVLGTLVSNSVYLCGSRQRMRSDDSRLLRQILATCRD; encoded by the coding sequence ATGAACCCTGCCGATTTGCGCCGCGCTGCGGCCTTTTATGCGATCGCGAAAGCGGGCGGCGTCACCGCTGCGGCCCGGACGATCGGCAAGTCACCGCCTGCGGTGCATGCCGATCTGCGCCGCTTCGAACGGTCTGTCGGTGCTGTGCTGGTCGAACGCTTCGGTCGCGGCATGCGGCTCACGCCAAGCGGCCGCATCCTCTACGAGGCCGTCGGTCGCGCATTCGCCGAACTCGACCGAGCCGCGGGTGAAGTCGCAGCCGGCAACTTCGACTCGCCGCTTCGGATCGGCGCAGTTCCGGGGTTCGGCCGCTATGTGCTCGCGGACCGTCTCCTCGCCGCGCTTCCCGTCAAGCGACGAATGGTCCTGCGCACCGGGTCGCACGATCAACTGGTCGAAATGCTCGCGGCCGGAGAAGTCGATCTGATCGTTTCATATCGACCGGTAATTGCCGCGCCCTTCGAGTGCGAGGCAGTGGCGATCGAACAACTCGGCTTGATCGCGCCATCCGGGTTGGAATCCTTCGATCCCCATGCTCTCGCAGCAGGCCGGTGGGTAACCTATGAGGAATATGAATTCGTCTTCGCAAAATGGTTCGCCGCAGTGCTCGGGCATCAGCCGGAGCATATCACTCGCGGCGATCATCATGACGAACTGGAAGAAGCTTTCGCCAGCGTCCGCGCGGGCAGAGGATACACGATTGCACCCGTCGAGGCGGTTGGGCCCGGCCTGGTTGTTCTCGGGACACTGGTTTCGAACTCCGTGTATCTATGCGGTTCGCGCCAACGCATGCGATCTGATGATTCCCGTTTGCTACGCCAGATTCTTGCCACGTGCCGTGACTAG
- a CDS encoding LysE family translocator — MLNLIPGADMMFVITTAAGRNARAGVKAALGIGTGTLVHIVVSVVGLAALLAAEPLLYRALRIAGALYLIWIAYSLVRPKQRGGGPAEISGAGGRPFVTGILINVTNPKVALFFVAFLPQFTTRGLAHPAVEMLCLGLWFNLVGTGVNCLVALSAARVSKLLNGHAALGKAFKWTGALMLAGIGASLALNV, encoded by the coding sequence ATGCTGAACTTGATCCCCGGGGCCGACATGATGTTCGTCATCACCACGGCGGCGGGCCGCAACGCCAGGGCGGGGGTGAAGGCCGCACTTGGGATCGGCACAGGAACGCTGGTGCACATCGTGGTCAGCGTGGTTGGGCTAGCGGCATTGTTGGCGGCGGAACCGTTACTTTATCGCGCGTTGCGTATTGCCGGCGCGCTCTATTTGATCTGGATTGCCTACTCGCTCGTTCGGCCCAAGCAACGTGGCGGAGGGCCCGCTGAGATCAGCGGGGCAGGCGGGCGACCATTCGTCACGGGGATATTGATCAATGTCACCAACCCTAAAGTCGCGCTGTTTTTCGTCGCGTTTCTTCCGCAATTCACCACACGCGGGCTCGCGCATCCAGCGGTCGAAATGTTGTGCTTGGGGCTGTGGTTCAACTTGGTGGGCACCGGCGTAAACTGTCTGGTGGCGTTGTCGGCAGCACGAGTGAGCAAATTGCTGAATGGCCATGCCGCGCTTGGTAAGGCGTTCAAATGGACCGGCGCGCTAATGCTGGCGGGAATAGGCGCAAGTTTAGCGTTGAACGTGTAG
- a CDS encoding DUF3147 family protein, which translates to MLYLILKAAISGILIAIASTLAKRYPGFGALIASLPLVSVLGMIWLWHEKPDAENMAAHAGATFWYVLPSLPMFLLIPVLLRHGANFWVALALGCALTVLLYALMTWVGPRFGLTL; encoded by the coding sequence ATGCTGTATCTAATCCTCAAGGCGGCGATCTCCGGCATTCTGATCGCGATCGCTTCGACGCTGGCGAAGCGCTATCCCGGCTTCGGCGCGCTGATCGCGTCGCTGCCGCTGGTGTCGGTGCTCGGGATGATCTGGCTGTGGCACGAGAAGCCCGATGCGGAGAATATGGCCGCGCATGCCGGCGCGACGTTCTGGTACGTCCTGCCGTCGCTGCCGATGTTCCTGCTGATTCCCGTACTCTTGCGGCACGGCGCCAATTTCTGGGTCGCGCTGGCGCTGGGATGCGCGCTGACCGTCCTGCTCTACGCGCTGATGACGTGGGTCGGCCCGCGGTTCGGGCTGACCCTCTAG
- a CDS encoding EAL domain-containing protein: MLSRARSETTELPRSIWGALGLNADTAPEITDSRLARLAEVSAIWPFVLFAQILAPAVVALVLYYVGHQELLTEVAIRGGLILLMSIGALVQLKLPRARTWPTQAQIRTLTLSAAGIGAGLLSLLPLLASVQITQFHLAGFVAVFAAVTITAIAVHPVRAATLAYAATLGAMVMFKAGIALPSAVAALAFVTLIVATVRLARDDQKATEQRSSSGNAGRLAGQLVREVEEHGDGWFWQTDRQGYFTYLSAKVGNELSRLGMVTTGARLIDTFRIDTGSGDTERTLNFHLSTRTSFSDYSVCPATVEDCDRWWSISGRPMLDDLGRFQGFVGSGRDLTEKRRSDAEITRLALFDGLTGLANRQRMRATLDKTLAPQSGSPGTTALFLLDLDRFKAVNDTLGHQVGDILLKQVAQRLQRAVGEAGLVGRLGGDEFKVVLPGIGNRERLSELATTIINAVSQPYFIEGSSISIGASIGIAVAPENGTDSETLIRNADIAMYAAKGDGRGIHRFFREELLEGAKTRKQLEDDLRHALVADQFYVAYQPVVSTEGARIVGYEALIRWDHPTRGAISPAEFIPIAEEAGLIESIGEWVLRTACSEAATWPHHVRVAVNVSPIQFANPALPAIVTSALANSGLAPQRLELEITEGVFLNEDSSSEQMFKSLKGIGVRLALDDFGTGYSSLGYLKKAPFDKIKIDQSFVRGAAVPGNRNAAIIKAIVTLANTLYMETTAEGVEHQDEVELIRELGCSHIQGYVYGKAARCEDVIAQLETAGGVVTAKGYKVSRSPRSTMLRSAQLDLGSTQGEVRIRNISSTGAMIDGIEFPTEHVGFDVMIELLEGQMFPATVRWAKEGRAGLEFAEYFNLERLNAAAPNRGLRKAG, translated from the coding sequence ATGCTCAGCCGCGCCCGCTCCGAAACGACCGAATTACCGCGTTCGATCTGGGGGGCGTTGGGCCTCAATGCCGATACCGCGCCCGAGATCACGGATAGCCGTCTGGCGCGCCTGGCCGAAGTATCCGCGATCTGGCCGTTCGTGCTGTTCGCGCAGATCTTGGCGCCCGCGGTCGTCGCACTGGTCCTCTATTATGTCGGCCACCAGGAGCTTCTGACCGAGGTCGCGATACGCGGCGGGTTGATCCTGCTGATGTCGATCGGCGCGTTGGTCCAGCTCAAGCTGCCGCGCGCGCGTACCTGGCCGACCCAGGCGCAGATTCGCACGCTGACCTTGAGCGCGGCGGGGATCGGCGCCGGGCTGCTGTCGCTGCTGCCCTTGCTGGCCAGCGTCCAGATCACGCAGTTCCACCTCGCCGGCTTCGTGGCCGTGTTCGCAGCGGTCACGATCACCGCGATCGCCGTCCACCCCGTTCGCGCCGCGACGCTGGCTTATGCCGCGACACTTGGCGCGATGGTGATGTTCAAGGCCGGGATCGCCCTGCCCTCCGCGGTCGCCGCGCTGGCGTTCGTCACGCTGATCGTCGCGACCGTGCGACTGGCGCGCGACGACCAGAAGGCGACCGAGCAGCGGTCGTCCAGCGGCAATGCCGGCCGCCTCGCCGGGCAACTCGTCCGCGAGGTCGAGGAGCATGGCGACGGCTGGTTCTGGCAGACCGACCGCCAGGGCTATTTCACCTATCTGTCGGCGAAGGTCGGCAACGAACTCTCGCGGCTCGGCATGGTCACGACGGGCGCAAGGCTGATCGACACGTTCCGCATCGATACCGGATCGGGCGACACCGAACGCACGCTCAATTTCCATCTGTCGACGCGCACCTCTTTCTCCGATTATTCGGTTTGCCCCGCGACGGTCGAGGATTGCGACCGCTGGTGGTCGATCTCCGGTCGCCCGATGCTCGACGATCTCGGCCGGTTCCAGGGGTTCGTCGGGTCGGGCCGCGACCTGACCGAAAAGCGCCGGTCGGATGCCGAGATTACCCGGCTCGCTCTGTTCGACGGGCTCACCGGCCTCGCCAATCGTCAGCGCATGCGCGCGACGCTCGATAAGACGCTGGCGCCGCAATCGGGCTCGCCGGGCACGACCGCGCTATTTCTGCTGGACCTCGACCGGTTCAAGGCGGTCAACGATACGCTCGGCCACCAGGTCGGCGACATCCTGCTCAAGCAGGTCGCGCAGCGGCTGCAGCGCGCGGTCGGCGAGGCGGGGCTGGTCGGCCGGCTCGGCGGCGACGAATTCAAGGTCGTCCTGCCCGGCATCGGCAATCGCGAGCGGCTGAGCGAACTCGCCACCACGATCATCAACGCGGTGTCGCAGCCTTACTTCATCGAAGGCTCGTCGATCTCGATCGGCGCGTCGATCGGCATCGCCGTCGCGCCGGAAAACGGCACCGATTCCGAAACGCTGATCCGCAACGCCGACATCGCGATGTACGCCGCGAAGGGCGACGGGCGCGGCATCCATCGCTTCTTCCGCGAGGAATTGCTGGAGGGCGCCAAGACTCGCAAGCAGCTGGAAGACGACCTTCGCCACGCGCTCGTCGCCGACCAGTTCTACGTCGCCTATCAGCCGGTCGTCTCGACCGAGGGCGCGCGGATCGTCGGGTACGAGGCGCTGATCCGCTGGGACCATCCGACGCGCGGCGCGATCAGTCCCGCCGAATTCATTCCGATCGCCGAGGAAGCCGGACTGATCGAATCGATCGGCGAATGGGTGCTGCGGACGGCGTGCAGCGAAGCCGCGACCTGGCCGCATCATGTCCGCGTCGCGGTGAACGTGTCGCCGATCCAGTTCGCCAACCCGGCCTTGCCCGCGATCGTCACCTCGGCGCTGGCGAATTCGGGACTCGCCCCGCAACGGCTCGAGCTAGAAATCACCGAAGGCGTGTTCCTCAACGAGGACTCGTCGTCGGAGCAGATGTTCAAGTCGCTGAAGGGCATCGGCGTGCGCCTCGCGCTCGATGATTTCGGCACCGGCTATTCGTCGCTCGGCTATCTGAAGAAGGCGCCGTTCGACAAGATCAAGATCGACCAGAGCTTCGTGCGCGGCGCCGCCGTCCCCGGCAACCGCAACGCCGCGATCATCAAGGCGATCGTGACGCTAGCCAACACGCTCTACATGGAAACCACGGCCGAGGGCGTCGAGCATCAGGACGAAGTCGAGCTGATCCGCGAACTAGGGTGCAGCCACATCCAGGGCTATGTCTACGGCAAGGCCGCGCGGTGCGAGGACGTCATCGCCCAGCTGGAAACCGCGGGCGGCGTGGTCACCGCGAAGGGGTACAAGGTCAGCCGCAGCCCGCGCTCGACGATGCTTCGCTCTGCCCAGCTCGATCTCGGCAGCACGCAGGGCGAGGTCCGCATCCGCAACATCTCGTCGACCGGCGCGATGATCGACGGGATCGAATTCCCGACCGAGCATGTCGGCTTCGATGTGATGATCGAACTGCTCGAAGGCCAGATGTTCCCGGCCACGGTGCGCTGGGCGAAAGAAGGCCGCGCGGGGCTGGAATTCGCCGAATATTTCAACCTGGAACGGCTGAACGCCGCCGCCCCCAACCGGGGCTTGCGCAAGGCGGGCTAG
- a CDS encoding glutathione S-transferase family protein yields MALYENDTPFDLKMLDGSEPVWSEFTKLWPIGKFPVLTDGDRLITEATIIIEYLDVHYPGATRFIPDDRDAAIEVRQLDRFFDNYINTPQQRIVAIAIERDLGDEAKFRGQLETAYQVLDRWMDGREWAAGGAFSLADCAAAPALLYADWTHAIPKGHKNVWAYRDRLLARPSYARALDEARPYRHMFPLGAPTDRD; encoded by the coding sequence ATGGCGTTGTATGAAAACGACACGCCGTTCGATTTGAAGATGCTCGACGGCAGCGAGCCGGTGTGGAGCGAATTCACGAAATTGTGGCCGATCGGCAAGTTTCCGGTGCTGACCGACGGAGATCGATTGATCACCGAAGCGACGATCATCATCGAGTATCTCGATGTGCACTACCCCGGCGCGACTCGGTTCATCCCCGACGATCGCGACGCCGCGATCGAAGTGCGCCAGCTCGACCGCTTCTTCGACAATTACATCAACACGCCGCAGCAGCGGATCGTCGCGATCGCGATCGAGCGCGATCTGGGCGACGAGGCGAAGTTCCGCGGCCAGCTGGAGACGGCGTACCAGGTGCTCGATCGCTGGATGGACGGACGCGAATGGGCGGCGGGCGGGGCGTTCAGCCTGGCCGACTGTGCCGCGGCGCCCGCATTGCTCTACGCGGACTGGACCCACGCCATTCCAAAGGGGCACAAGAACGTCTGGGCGTACCGCGACCGCCTGCTCGCCCGGCCGAGCTACGCGCGGGCGCTCGACGAGGCGCGGCCGTATCGCCACATGTTCCCTCTTGGAGCGCCCACCGACCGCGACTAA
- a CDS encoding fumarate hydratase produces the protein MTTTIRTADLIESVADALQFISYFHPMDYIHALGEAYEAEQGPAAKDAIAQILTNSRMCAEGHRPICQDTGIVNVFVEWGMDCRLDDISRSLQDVVDEGVRRAYLNPENKLRASVLEDPAFTRRNTKDNTPCVLHVDMVPGNKVSVDVAAKGGGSENKSKFKMMNPSDSIVDWVIEMLPQMGAGWCPPGMLGIGIGGTAEHCVLLAKQALMEPIDMGPLKARGPKNDIEALRIEIFDKVNALGIGAQGLGGLSTILDVKIKDAPCHAAGKPVAMIPNCAATRHAHFTLDGSGPSYLPGPKLDEWPKVDWQPDSAAIRVDLDTLTPEMVQGWKQGDRLLLNGKMLTGRDAAHKRIADMLAAGEELPVSFKGRVIYYVGPVDPVGEEVVGPAGPTTATRMDKFMRMMLDQGLLACVGKAERGPAATEAIKDAKSAYLMAVGGAAYLVARAIKGSRVVGFEDLGMEAIYEFEVQDFPVTVAVDSEGHNVHQLAPLVWKEKIAREKLLA, from the coding sequence ATGACCACGACCATCCGCACCGCCGATCTGATCGAGAGCGTCGCCGACGCGCTGCAGTTCATCAGCTACTTCCACCCGATGGACTACATCCATGCGCTCGGCGAGGCGTACGAGGCGGAGCAGGGCCCGGCAGCAAAGGACGCGATCGCGCAGATCCTGACCAACAGCCGCATGTGCGCGGAGGGGCATCGCCCGATCTGTCAGGACACCGGGATCGTCAACGTGTTCGTCGAGTGGGGCATGGACTGCCGGCTCGACGATATCAGCCGCAGCTTGCAGGACGTGGTCGATGAGGGCGTGCGGCGCGCGTACCTCAACCCCGAGAACAAGCTGCGCGCGTCGGTGCTCGAGGATCCCGCCTTCACGCGGCGCAACACCAAGGACAACACACCCTGCGTGCTGCACGTCGATATGGTGCCGGGCAACAAGGTGTCGGTCGATGTGGCGGCGAAGGGCGGCGGCAGCGAGAACAAGTCCAAGTTCAAGATGATGAACCCGTCCGACAGTATCGTCGATTGGGTGATCGAGATGCTGCCGCAGATGGGCGCCGGCTGGTGTCCGCCGGGGATGCTCGGGATCGGGATCGGCGGGACGGCGGAGCATTGCGTACTGCTGGCGAAGCAGGCGCTGATGGAGCCGATCGACATGGGGCCGCTCAAGGCGCGCGGGCCGAAGAACGATATCGAGGCCTTGCGCATCGAGATTTTCGACAAGGTCAATGCGCTCGGCATCGGCGCGCAGGGGCTGGGCGGGCTCTCCACGATCCTCGACGTTAAGATCAAGGACGCGCCGTGCCATGCCGCGGGCAAGCCGGTCGCGATGATCCCGAACTGCGCCGCGACGCGCCACGCGCATTTCACGCTCGATGGATCGGGGCCTAGCTATCTGCCCGGGCCCAAGCTGGACGAGTGGCCAAAGGTCGATTGGCAGCCCGACAGCGCGGCGATCCGCGTCGATCTCGACACGCTGACGCCGGAAATGGTGCAGGGCTGGAAGCAGGGCGACCGCCTGCTGCTCAACGGCAAGATGCTGACCGGCCGCGACGCCGCGCACAAGCGCATCGCCGACATGCTGGCGGCGGGCGAGGAGCTGCCCGTCAGCTTCAAGGGCCGCGTGATCTATTATGTCGGCCCGGTCGATCCGGTCGGCGAGGAAGTCGTCGGCCCGGCCGGCCCTACCACCGCGACGCGGATGGACAAGTTCATGCGCATGATGCTCGACCAGGGCTTGCTCGCGTGCGTCGGCAAGGCCGAGCGCGGGCCGGCGGCGACCGAGGCGATCAAGGACGCCAAGTCGGCCTATCTGATGGCGGTCGGCGGCGCGGCGTACCTCGTCGCGCGGGCGATCAAGGGCAGCAGGGTCGTCGGGTTCGAGGATCTCGGCATGGAAGCGATCTACGAGTTCGAGGTGCAGGATTTCCCGGTGACGGTCGCGGTCGACAGCGAGGGTCACAACGTCCACCAATTGGCGCCGCTCGTGTGGAAGGAAAAGATCGCGCGGGAGAAGCTGCTGGCGTAG
- a CDS encoding endonuclease domain-containing protein codes for MTLPEVKLWQWLRGSPSGFRFRRQHPIGHFSLDFYFAAGKLAIEVDGEAHSRGSQPERDAIRDTWLAERGVRTLRIRATDVLNEFDAVTRLILAECVAIPLHQPAAGPPPQLAGEE; via the coding sequence ATGACGCTGCCGGAGGTGAAACTGTGGCAATGGCTGCGCGGGTCGCCATCCGGGTTTCGGTTTCGACGGCAGCATCCGATCGGTCATTTCTCGCTCGATTTCTATTTTGCTGCGGGCAAGCTGGCCATCGAGGTTGACGGTGAGGCGCATAGCCGCGGATCGCAGCCGGAGCGGGACGCGATCCGCGATACTTGGCTGGCGGAGCGCGGTGTGCGGACTCTGCGGATACGCGCGACCGATGTGCTCAATGAGTTCGATGCCGTGACGCGGCTGATCTTGGCCGAGTGCGTCGCTATTCCCCTCCACCAGCCTGCGGCTGGTCCCCCTCCCCAGCTAGCTGGGGAGGAATGA
- a CDS encoding methyl-accepting chemotaxis protein yields the protein MSGDLGIRTLDLQADISELARRVTDQATTIETIGGDAVRLAENGESIATAAQEARSSAGAARAVIDDSSRQLSGATANVVELIDQVSHIHAALGGFNEALETVAHVTSVISGIASQTNLLALNATIEAARAGDAGRGFAVVASEVKKLANETATATQKIEQSIRALTGEASGMLDRVAHGVEKAQSAHDGTRDIEALVGRLSTLMRGLSDNSEAVADSIGYMVESVGNIRTGLGSLAHHSTGNADGLQRLSTRLTSVSDDTNTLLQYFAQSGVEIADSPYIRFGLDTAKSVAERLEAALASGEITAADLFSEDYAQIPGSSPAQYTHPVQRFIIPTARTHQEAARNYKGFFGMTFTDRNGYGAVAMPERAHPQRPGDDEWNAEHSRQGLIFDFPETQEQCKITDPFCLKAYRRATASGGVLLLKQVIASIAVQGRHWGILQFAYEDQG from the coding sequence ATGTCGGGCGATCTCGGCATTCGGACGCTCGATCTGCAGGCGGACATCAGCGAACTCGCGCGGCGCGTGACCGACCAGGCGACGACGATCGAGACGATCGGCGGCGACGCGGTGCGGCTGGCCGAGAATGGCGAGAGCATCGCCACGGCCGCGCAGGAAGCGCGTTCCAGCGCCGGCGCCGCGCGCGCGGTGATCGACGATTCGAGCCGCCAGCTGTCGGGCGCGACCGCCAACGTCGTCGAACTGATCGACCAGGTCAGCCATATTCACGCCGCGCTCGGCGGGTTCAACGAAGCGCTCGAGACCGTGGCGCACGTCACCAGCGTCATCAGCGGAATCGCCAGTCAGACCAACCTGCTCGCGCTCAACGCGACGATCGAGGCGGCGCGCGCGGGGGATGCCGGCCGCGGCTTTGCCGTGGTCGCCAGCGAAGTGAAGAAACTCGCCAACGAAACCGCGACCGCGACGCAGAAGATCGAACAATCGATCCGCGCGCTGACCGGTGAAGCATCGGGCATGCTCGATCGCGTCGCGCACGGCGTGGAGAAGGCGCAGTCGGCGCACGACGGCACGCGCGATATCGAGGCACTGGTCGGCCGTCTGTCGACGCTGATGCGCGGCCTGTCGGACAATAGCGAGGCGGTGGCCGATTCGATCGGGTACATGGTCGAATCGGTCGGCAATATCCGCACCGGACTGGGCAGCCTGGCGCATCATTCGACCGGCAACGCCGATGGCTTGCAACGCCTGTCGACCCGCCTGACCAGCGTCAGCGACGACACCAACACGCTGCTGCAATATTTCGCGCAAAGCGGCGTGGAGATCGCCGATTCGCCCTATATCCGCTTCGGCCTCGACACGGCGAAATCGGTCGCCGAACGGCTCGAGGCAGCGCTCGCCTCGGGCGAGATCACCGCGGCGGATCTGTTCAGCGAGGATTACGCACAGATCCCGGGGAGCAGTCCGGCGCAATACACTCACCCGGTCCAGCGCTTCATCATCCCGACCGCCCGCACGCATCAGGAAGCCGCGCGTAACTACAAAGGCTTCTTCGGGATGACCTTCACCGACCGCAACGGCTATGGCGCGGTCGCGATGCCCGAACGCGCGCACCCGCAGCGGCCGGGCGACGACGAATGGAACGCCGAACATTCGCGCCAGGGCCTGATCTTCGATTTTCCCGAGACGCAGGAACAGTGCAAGATCACCGATCCGTTCTGCCTCAAGGCCTATCGCCGCGCGACAGCGTCGGGTGGGGTGTTGCTGCTCAAGCAAGTCATCGCGTCGATCGCGGTGCAGGGGCGGCATTGGGGCATCCTGCAATTCGCGTACGAGGATCAGGGGTAA
- a CDS encoding DUF3617 domain-containing protein — MHKTILAVSVAALALTACGKSGPPPKRQPGSWSQTFEVKRVEGANADQNKAALDQLFGVMNATTVCVTPEWAAKEDPTANLEKMGGGGGTCTFDKKSVAGGVLDVAGTCKDATGKTAKITASGTLGATDQDMDMTVEAYDNFGAKQGLMEMRIHSVRRGECTAKDKVPGMTGM, encoded by the coding sequence ATGCACAAGACGATACTGGCCGTGAGCGTGGCCGCGCTGGCATTGACCGCGTGCGGCAAGAGCGGCCCGCCGCCCAAGCGCCAGCCTGGCAGCTGGTCGCAGACGTTCGAGGTCAAGCGCGTCGAAGGCGCGAATGCCGATCAGAACAAGGCGGCGCTGGACCAGCTATTCGGCGTGATGAACGCCACCACGGTCTGCGTCACCCCCGAATGGGCGGCAAAGGAAGACCCGACCGCCAACCTCGAAAAGATGGGCGGCGGCGGCGGCACCTGTACGTTCGACAAGAAATCGGTCGCGGGCGGCGTGCTCGACGTTGCCGGCACCTGCAAGGACGCGACCGGCAAGACCGCGAAAATCACCGCCAGCGGCACGCTGGGCGCGACCGATCAGGACATGGACATGACCGTCGAGGCGTATGACAATTTCGGCGCCAAGCAGGGTCTGATGGAAATGCGCATCCACTCGGTGCGGCGCGGCGAATGCACCGCGAAGGATAAGGTACCGGGGATGACGGGGATGTAA